A genomic segment from Chitinophaga niabensis encodes:
- a CDS encoding autotransporter outer membrane beta-barrel domain-containing protein — translation MNSFLRIAARVTFAAGLFIVASKANAQMKVGDKPYSINKASVLELESDRQGLLLPRVQPAMLTAVPLNTAPDGMVVVVEDAAKQNQVLYLRKNGTWVKLATLDESALNWNRAGNAVNEATDFIGSTNSAAVIVKTNNVEAMRVAADGRVGIGNTAPTEKLDVTGNTKVSGSVTANSLDIANNVNLHNVAASTTLVEVLVIDQATGAVNRRTMSAAAFNTVVSSFNGSSIAAQTLVAGSGGTDLNIATNAATGEHTVNIPTAGTGITRGLLSLADWEKLQDAQKQMVAGVFSTTADAKGLSIGGTDNNEIILHAADATNPGGVSTATQAFGGDKNFAANVTVGNTTTGNSTLNVDGSVAMAIKTVATSGYTLNDKDNTILANATASSLVINLPAAAVGRMYTIKKIGTGGIDHDVTVTPAGTALIEGGANFVIYNDWTFITIQSDGTNWYIIRK, via the coding sequence ATGAATAGTTTTCTACGTATTGCCGCGCGCGTAACTTTCGCGGCCGGCCTTTTCATTGTGGCATCTAAAGCTAATGCACAAATGAAAGTGGGTGACAAACCCTACTCAATCAACAAAGCATCTGTATTGGAATTGGAAAGTGACCGTCAGGGTCTCTTACTTCCGCGCGTACAACCTGCCATGCTAACGGCCGTTCCGTTGAATACGGCGCCTGATGGTATGGTGGTGGTAGTGGAAGATGCCGCCAAACAGAACCAGGTATTATACCTGCGTAAAAACGGCACCTGGGTAAAGCTCGCTACCCTGGATGAATCTGCCCTGAACTGGAATCGCGCTGGTAACGCAGTGAACGAAGCTACTGATTTCATCGGGTCCACCAACTCCGCTGCCGTTATTGTGAAAACAAATAACGTAGAGGCTATGCGTGTAGCTGCAGACGGCAGGGTAGGTATTGGTAATACAGCGCCTACTGAAAAACTGGATGTAACCGGTAATACCAAAGTAAGCGGTTCCGTTACAGCTAACAGCCTGGATATTGCCAACAATGTGAACCTTCACAACGTAGCTGCCAGCACCACATTGGTAGAAGTACTGGTGATAGATCAGGCAACCGGTGCAGTGAACCGCAGAACCATGTCTGCCGCAGCCTTTAACACTGTTGTATCCAGCTTTAACGGATCTTCCATAGCTGCGCAAACATTGGTAGCAGGCTCCGGTGGTACTGACCTCAATATTGCCACTAATGCCGCTACCGGTGAGCATACCGTCAATATCCCGACAGCAGGTACGGGTATCACCCGCGGTTTGCTCTCCCTGGCTGACTGGGAAAAACTGCAGGATGCACAGAAACAAATGGTAGCAGGTGTATTCTCTACCACTGCTGATGCAAAAGGTTTAAGTATTGGTGGAACAGACAATAACGAGATCATCCTGCATGCTGCAGATGCCACCAACCCGGGAGGTGTATCTACTGCCACCCAGGCTTTTGGCGGTGATAAGAACTTTGCCGCGAATGTAACTGTAGGTAATACAACTACCGGTAACTCTACCCTGAACGTAGACGGTTCTGTTGCCATGGCCATTAAAACTGTTGCCACTTCAGGTTATACCCTGAATGATAAAGACAATACCATCCTGGCAAATGCTACGGCTTCTTCCCTGGTCATCAATTTACCAGCGGCAGCCGTTGGCCGGATGTACACGATCAAAAAAATAGGCACCGGTGGTATCGATCATGATGTAACGGTAACACCTGCCGGCACTGCTTTGATCGAAGGCGGCGCTAACTTTGTTATCTACAACGACTGGACATTTATTACTATTCAATCAGACGGAACTAACTGGTATATCATCAGAAAATAA
- a CDS encoding SusC/RagA family TonB-linked outer membrane protein, whose product MRTFTCLMTLLFALQWAHAQDRRVQGTVRSGDNVALPGASVRLKGTQTGTVTDASGRFSIQVPGKGAVLIFSYTGFQTQEAPVSDTSVNITLSGAATLNEVLVVAYGTANKISYTGSASTVSAKDLERQQVSSISRALQGTVPGVQSVSSAGQPGSNATIRIRGIGSINASSDPLYVVDGVPFSGNINSINPADIQSISVLKDAAASALYGSRGANGVIIIATKQGRLNSKPVVTLSASTGYSKRAVKDYEKLDAKEYFELQWEALRNKQLDLGRTAAVAAQYATDNVVSSLKINPFGSQYPNPIGTDGKLVAGAKPFWTDDWGESTQRTGIRQQIDLNVSGGSEQSKYFVSAGYLNDDGFIIGSGYTRYNGRVNYTTKVNSWFETGVNVAISSAKQDAPPQSDSDQGNLANFGRIVANIYPIYERNPDGTLKLDQNGNKVYDFGNYRPSAAATGNNLLGSSLLNKYLSRLDNLTFRGYIQINVLRDLKLKSSINADYNNTLTHNYTNPVFGGGISTRGSVSKGETRFLAYTVNNILDYTFAFRQHHFNVLAGQEVYILNTSSLSGSKSNFGFLGKDEPNAASLLTGFSGSSDNYKLASYLAKVDYDFADKYFLSGSFRRDGSSRFHPDSRWGNFWSVGASWNVTKEEFFHAPSWLDVLKLRASYGAQGNDNLGGYYQYQDLYSIYNSLGEAGVITSRLPTPGLKWETNLNFNAGVDVAFLKNRIILSAEYFDRSSKDLLYQRPLAPSLGFPAIDDNIGSLTNKGWDLQLQTTPVLTKDFKWDVGVNLSHFNNEITSLPAKEIVPANTSVIGPTKKLTVGGSVYDFFIREWAGVDQATGLPLWYKNTYETLPNGEKRVTGRTTTSVYAQADQYIVGTSLPDLTGGVNTVLNYRGIELSALLAFSIGGKILDYDEVMLSHNGNSAGRTWSKEILDRWTPDNKNTNVPRLTTDATSWNSASTRFLYDATYARLRNIGLSYALPANWTSRLRLQQIRVYTRGENLVTFYKHKGLDPEQALDGVTFYRYPAQKTISFGFDVSF is encoded by the coding sequence ATGAGAACATTTACATGCTTAATGACATTGCTGTTTGCATTGCAATGGGCACATGCGCAGGATAGACGTGTTCAGGGAACTGTCCGCTCCGGCGACAATGTTGCACTCCCCGGCGCCAGCGTTCGCCTGAAAGGCACACAAACCGGAACTGTAACGGATGCTTCCGGCCGTTTTTCCATACAGGTACCCGGTAAAGGAGCTGTATTAATATTCAGCTACACCGGTTTCCAGACCCAGGAAGCCCCGGTATCTGATACCTCAGTAAATATCACACTGTCCGGTGCAGCTACACTCAACGAAGTGTTAGTGGTAGCATATGGTACCGCTAATAAAATATCTTATACAGGATCCGCTTCTACGGTGAGCGCGAAAGACCTGGAACGGCAGCAGGTATCCAGTATCAGCAGGGCTTTGCAGGGTACGGTACCCGGTGTGCAATCTGTTTCTTCCGCAGGGCAGCCTGGCAGTAATGCCACAATCCGCATCCGGGGGATCGGTTCTATCAATGCATCGAGCGACCCTTTATATGTGGTGGATGGCGTGCCTTTCTCCGGAAATATCAATTCTATTAACCCGGCCGATATTCAATCTATCAGTGTGTTGAAAGATGCAGCCGCCAGTGCATTGTATGGTTCACGTGGTGCAAACGGTGTGATCATCATAGCTACCAAACAGGGCCGCCTCAATTCCAAACCCGTAGTAACGCTGAGTGCCAGCACAGGATATTCCAAACGTGCGGTGAAAGACTATGAAAAACTGGATGCGAAAGAATATTTCGAATTACAGTGGGAGGCATTGCGTAATAAACAACTGGACCTTGGCAGAACTGCTGCAGTAGCGGCACAGTATGCTACAGATAACGTAGTGAGCAGCTTAAAGATTAACCCTTTCGGCTCTCAATATCCTAATCCCATTGGTACAGACGGTAAATTAGTAGCCGGTGCAAAACCTTTCTGGACAGACGATTGGGGAGAATCTACCCAGCGTACCGGGATCCGCCAACAGATAGATCTGAATGTAAGCGGCGGCAGTGAGCAAAGTAAATATTTTGTATCTGCAGGTTACCTGAATGATGATGGGTTTATCATCGGATCAGGTTATACGCGTTACAATGGCCGTGTGAATTACACAACCAAAGTGAACAGCTGGTTTGAAACCGGTGTGAATGTTGCTATCAGTTCGGCCAAACAGGATGCACCACCACAAAGCGACAGCGACCAGGGCAACCTTGCTAACTTCGGCAGGATCGTAGCTAATATCTATCCTATCTACGAAAGGAACCCTGATGGTACGTTGAAGCTGGACCAGAACGGCAATAAAGTATATGATTTCGGTAACTACCGCCCCAGTGCTGCAGCTACCGGTAACAACCTGCTCGGTTCTTCTTTGTTGAACAAATACCTGAGCCGTTTGGATAACCTTACTTTCCGTGGTTATATCCAGATCAATGTGCTCAGGGACCTGAAACTGAAGAGCAGCATCAATGCTGATTACAACAATACGCTTACGCATAACTACACCAATCCTGTATTCGGTGGAGGTATAAGTACCCGCGGTTCTGTCAGCAAAGGAGAGACACGTTTTCTGGCTTACACGGTGAACAATATCCTGGATTATACTTTTGCTTTCCGGCAACATCATTTTAATGTACTGGCAGGGCAGGAGGTATACATCCTGAATACATCTTCTCTCTCAGGCAGCAAAAGTAATTTCGGCTTCCTGGGTAAAGATGAACCTAACGCAGCTTCTTTGCTGACTGGTTTCAGCGGTAGTTCCGATAACTACAAGCTGGCCAGCTACCTCGCCAAAGTAGATTATGATTTCGCAGATAAATATTTCCTCTCCGGTAGTTTCCGCCGGGATGGTTCTTCCCGTTTCCACCCGGATTCCCGCTGGGGTAACTTCTGGTCTGTAGGTGCATCCTGGAATGTAACAAAGGAAGAATTCTTCCATGCACCTTCCTGGCTGGATGTACTGAAACTCCGTGCCAGTTACGGTGCGCAGGGTAATGATAACTTAGGAGGTTATTATCAGTACCAGGACCTGTATTCCATTTATAACAGTCTGGGTGAAGCAGGTGTGATCACTTCCCGCCTTCCAACACCGGGCCTTAAATGGGAAACCAACCTGAACTTTAATGCCGGCGTGGATGTGGCATTCCTGAAGAACAGGATCATTCTCTCTGCCGAATATTTTGATCGTAGTTCAAAGGACCTGTTATATCAAAGGCCGCTTGCACCATCACTGGGTTTCCCGGCCATTGACGATAACATCGGTTCACTTACCAATAAAGGATGGGACCTGCAATTGCAAACCACACCTGTGTTAACGAAGGATTTCAAATGGGATGTGGGTGTGAACCTCAGTCATTTCAACAATGAGATCACTTCCCTGCCTGCAAAGGAAATTGTACCGGCTAATACTTCTGTAATAGGCCCCACCAAAAAACTTACCGTAGGCGGTTCTGTATACGACTTCTTTATCCGCGAATGGGCGGGTGTTGATCAGGCAACAGGTTTGCCTTTATGGTATAAGAACACTTACGAAACATTGCCTAACGGAGAAAAGAGAGTTACGGGCCGCACTACTACCAGTGTATATGCACAGGCAGACCAGTATATTGTTGGTACTTCCTTACCTGACCTCACCGGAGGAGTGAACACCGTGCTGAACTACAGGGGCATTGAACTGAGCGCACTGCTGGCCTTCAGCATCGGTGGTAAAATACTGGATTACGACGAGGTGATGTTATCTCATAATGGTAACAGCGCAGGCCGTACCTGGAGCAAAGAAATACTGGACCGCTGGACGCCTGATAATAAGAACACCAATGTTCCCCGCCTCACTACGGATGCAACCAGCTGGAACAGTGCTTCCACCCGTTTCCTGTACGATGCTACCTATGCAAGGCTCCGGAACATTGGATTAAGTTATGCTTTACCCGCTAACTGGACCTCCCGTTTACGTTTGCAGCAGATCAGGGTATATACACGCGGAGAGAACCTGGTTACTTTTTATAAACACAAAGGGCTGGACCCTGAGCAGGCCTTGGATGGTGTAACCTTCTACCGCTACCCTGCACAGAAAACTATCTCCTTCGGTTTTGATGTTTCATTCTAA
- a CDS encoding gamma-glutamyltransferase family protein: MYRCFLLILVLLPAFLASNAQQTQTQTQKPPLHGKHWMAVTGKPLAATAGAMIFQKGGNAVDAACAMLAATCTMWDVLSWGGETQALIYHPKTGKVIAINAMGVAPTGATVEFFKKKGYSFPPEYGPLAATTPGTPGGLCYMLAQYGTLSLKEVLAPAMELAAGYPIEAQTANSIQRERKYIQEWPYSKKVFFTHPERERLAPDAGEIFVQKDLLATLTKMVEAEQNALKQKKSRKEAIMAAYDRFYKGDIAIEFVRGSKEQGGLITMEDLAKWKPIEEEPLHVNYKGIEVYKLQEWTQGPMLLQSLNILENFDLKGMGYNSPAYIHTLYQTMNLTFADRDFYYGDPNFSLKKPPIKGLLSKAYAKERAKLIDPAKNNPDAQPGDPYPFEGKKNPVLYLLPERASFTDSTGNKKPDGFVPKHDAVAEHLHRSSANDEMAYQQQADSLYMDRLWRGTTSVEAADEEGWVVSITPSGGWMPACIAGRTGVGMSQRLQSFVLDSALSPFNVLAPGKRPRVTLTPSMALKDGKPFLSFAVQGGDTQDQNLLQFFLNMVEFGMTVQQATEAANINSNQLWLSLGGMTIKERQPKPGSILLNTNTPETTRTALQNMGYKLNFVARSSGPINAIFFDRVHGSLWGGSSNHGEDYGIGW; the protein is encoded by the coding sequence ATGTACCGCTGCTTCCTGCTTATCCTGGTTCTTTTACCTGCTTTTTTAGCCAGTAATGCCCAACAGACGCAAACCCAAACCCAGAAACCACCATTACACGGTAAACACTGGATGGCCGTTACCGGCAAACCACTTGCTGCCACGGCTGGTGCTATGATCTTTCAGAAAGGAGGCAATGCAGTAGATGCTGCATGCGCCATGCTGGCTGCAACCTGTACCATGTGGGATGTACTGAGCTGGGGAGGGGAAACACAGGCGCTCATCTATCATCCTAAAACCGGGAAGGTAATTGCGATCAATGCCATGGGTGTTGCACCAACAGGCGCTACCGTTGAATTCTTTAAAAAGAAAGGATATAGTTTTCCTCCGGAATATGGCCCCTTGGCAGCTACCACACCAGGTACACCCGGCGGGCTTTGTTATATGCTGGCGCAGTATGGAACACTGAGCCTGAAAGAAGTACTGGCACCTGCCATGGAACTGGCAGCAGGTTATCCCATAGAAGCACAAACAGCCAACAGTATACAACGTGAAAGGAAATATATCCAGGAATGGCCTTACAGTAAAAAAGTTTTCTTTACGCATCCGGAAAGGGAAAGGTTAGCCCCTGATGCAGGAGAGATCTTTGTGCAAAAGGACCTCTTGGCCACACTCACTAAAATGGTGGAGGCAGAACAAAATGCACTGAAGCAAAAAAAGAGCCGTAAAGAAGCGATCATGGCTGCTTACGATCGTTTCTACAAAGGAGATATCGCCATTGAATTTGTAAGAGGCAGTAAAGAACAGGGAGGGCTGATCACCATGGAAGACCTCGCTAAATGGAAACCCATTGAAGAGGAACCACTGCATGTAAATTACAAAGGCATTGAAGTATATAAGTTACAGGAGTGGACGCAGGGCCCCATGTTACTGCAAAGCCTGAATATCCTGGAGAACTTTGATCTGAAAGGCATGGGCTATAATTCACCGGCCTATATTCATACCCTTTACCAAACCATGAACCTGACCTTCGCGGACAGGGATTTCTATTATGGTGATCCTAATTTTTCACTGAAGAAGCCGCCTATCAAAGGATTACTGAGTAAAGCCTATGCAAAAGAAAGGGCTAAGCTCATCGACCCTGCTAAAAACAATCCGGATGCGCAACCAGGGGATCCCTATCCTTTTGAGGGCAAAAAGAATCCTGTGTTGTACCTGCTGCCGGAAAGAGCTTCCTTCACTGATTCTACAGGGAATAAAAAGCCGGATGGTTTTGTACCAAAACATGATGCTGTAGCAGAACATTTGCATCGCAGCAGTGCCAATGATGAAATGGCCTATCAGCAACAGGCAGACAGTCTCTACATGGACCGTTTGTGGCGCGGCACTACCAGTGTGGAAGCAGCAGACGAAGAGGGATGGGTAGTATCCATTACACCCAGCGGCGGATGGATGCCGGCCTGCATTGCAGGACGCACAGGTGTTGGCATGAGCCAGCGTTTGCAGAGCTTTGTTCTGGATTCTGCCTTAAGCCCTTTTAACGTATTGGCACCAGGCAAAAGACCCCGTGTTACCCTAACGCCTTCCATGGCATTGAAGGATGGAAAACCTTTCCTCTCCTTCGCGGTACAAGGCGGCGATACACAGGACCAAAATCTTTTACAGTTCTTCCTGAACATGGTAGAGTTTGGTATGACGGTTCAGCAGGCTACGGAAGCAGCAAATATCAACAGCAATCAGTTATGGCTCTCCCTGGGTGGTATGACCATCAAAGAACGACAGCCAAAACCGGGCAGCATTCTGCTCAATACCAATACGCCGGAAACAACAAGAACAGCTTTACAGAACATGGGGTATAAGCTCAATTTTGTAGCACGGAGCAGCGGCCCCATCAATGCCATCTTCTTCGACAGGGTACATGGCAGTCTCTGGGGAGGCAGCAGTAATCATGGGGAAGATTATGGCATAGGCTGGTAG
- a CDS encoding acyl-CoA desaturase produces MTTNLAKRERINWLHEMDFIGIHLVPLLAFFTHVTAFDWILCAVLYVVRMFFVTGGYHRYFSHRSYKTSRFFQFILAFGAQSSFQKGAIWWAANHRIHHKHSDTPEDPHSAKIYGFWYAHIGWIMGPEHKPTRFDLIKDVKEKELFWLNKYHWVPPVILAALVYFVGNKVNGAGWFDWQAGLSTLFIGFFLSTILLFHGTFTINSLMHKIGKPRYKTGDESKNNLILALITLGEGWHNNHHYYQSATRQGFYWWEIDITYYILRMLGLFGIVWDIRGVPQKVKDNNKVA; encoded by the coding sequence ATGACTACTAACCTGGCAAAAAGAGAAAGAATAAACTGGCTGCACGAAATGGATTTCATTGGTATTCACCTCGTTCCCCTGCTGGCCTTTTTTACGCATGTAACGGCATTCGACTGGATCCTATGTGCTGTATTGTATGTGGTACGCATGTTTTTTGTAACGGGTGGTTATCACCGGTATTTTTCTCACCGATCGTATAAGACTTCGCGATTCTTCCAGTTCATCCTGGCATTTGGCGCACAATCGAGCTTTCAGAAGGGTGCTATCTGGTGGGCAGCCAATCACCGCATTCACCATAAGCACAGTGATACGCCTGAAGATCCGCATTCTGCTAAGATCTATGGATTCTGGTATGCGCACATCGGCTGGATCATGGGACCTGAACATAAACCTACCCGTTTCGACCTCATCAAGGATGTAAAGGAAAAAGAATTGTTCTGGCTGAATAAATACCATTGGGTACCGCCGGTGATCCTGGCTGCCCTGGTATATTTTGTTGGTAATAAAGTAAATGGCGCAGGTTGGTTCGACTGGCAGGCTGGTCTCTCTACTTTGTTCATCGGTTTCTTCCTGAGTACCATCTTATTATTCCATGGTACTTTTACCATTAACTCCCTGATGCATAAGATCGGCAAACCGCGCTACAAAACGGGCGATGAATCCAAAAACAACCTGATCCTGGCCCTGATAACACTTGGCGAAGGATGGCATAATAACCACCACTATTACCAGAGCGCAACGCGGCAGGGCTTCTATTGGTGGGAGATCGACATCACTTATTACATTCTCCGTATGCTGGGATTATTTGGTATAGTTTGGGACATTCGGGGTGTACCACAGAAAGTAAAAGACAACAATAAAGTAGCATAG
- a CDS encoding T9SS type A sorting domain-containing protein, translating into MRYILSVMFFICCCLQSSLAQQGIYIPAGGKVAISGVLPVTFWQNTRNDGLLGSIPGSNLYFLGKQWTNGAGAVLTDESAGGFTGTGGMFRFAANTGRQTLYGGYNVAGNTGSSFPNLVIDNAAGVELGDLEDASIRNTLHFQNGHFFLNGWNLSAGNITGYSDRRFVVTGTDIAGGYLYLRGDTLTFPIGTDENNYAPAALQNQGVETFRARVFDNVYQYAVSGNAMPDTFIYKTWNIGRISGRNSSPLSLSFQHMNATESAIYMANRANSFVNHFVNNAWEQQLTTTSTGDLSTATMQQAATKHAVQLNAGASEFFAKATRKNLEGTKLMFLRFAADRLNPSSVGLLWTTWYEVNNLRFEIERRLENETTFKKVGEMPSKGIGNIELRALDYNTIDLNDFRGWSYYRIKAMLRDGSIVYSEIRPVPPQRDVQVFPNPNHGRFKVRVNGYLSKQGMQLTNTWGQVLYQYDIDQELNVDVTGLPAATYYLVIFHKETGMIIHKSKVVILK; encoded by the coding sequence ATGAGGTACATTCTGTCTGTTATGTTTTTTATCTGCTGCTGCCTGCAAAGCAGCCTCGCCCAGCAGGGGATCTATATCCCCGCCGGAGGCAAGGTGGCTATATCAGGTGTGCTGCCGGTAACGTTCTGGCAGAATACACGCAATGATGGATTGCTGGGATCCATTCCCGGTTCCAATCTTTATTTCCTGGGAAAGCAATGGACGAATGGTGCAGGGGCCGTGTTAACAGATGAAAGCGCAGGCGGCTTTACCGGTACAGGCGGTATGTTCCGCTTTGCAGCAAATACCGGCCGGCAAACATTGTATGGAGGTTATAATGTTGCGGGCAATACAGGCAGCAGCTTTCCTAACCTGGTGATAGATAACGCAGCAGGTGTTGAACTGGGAGACCTGGAAGATGCCAGCATACGCAATACACTTCATTTTCAGAATGGACATTTCTTTTTAAATGGCTGGAACCTTTCAGCCGGAAATATTACCGGTTACAGCGACCGGCGGTTTGTGGTAACCGGAACAGACATTGCAGGCGGATATCTTTACCTCCGCGGCGATACGCTTACTTTCCCGATAGGTACGGATGAAAACAATTATGCGCCTGCCGCCCTGCAAAACCAGGGGGTAGAAACCTTCCGCGCAAGGGTGTTTGATAATGTATATCAATACGCCGTTTCCGGTAATGCCATGCCGGATACCTTTATTTATAAAACATGGAATATAGGCAGGATCAGCGGGAGGAACAGTAGTCCTCTTTCCCTATCCTTTCAACATATGAATGCCACAGAATCTGCCATATATATGGCTAACCGTGCAAACAGTTTCGTGAACCATTTTGTTAACAATGCATGGGAACAACAGCTCACCACTACTTCCACCGGTGATCTCAGTACCGCCACTATGCAGCAGGCAGCTACAAAACATGCAGTGCAATTAAATGCCGGTGCCAGCGAATTCTTTGCCAAGGCTACACGCAAAAACCTGGAAGGAACAAAATTAATGTTCCTCCGTTTTGCGGCAGACCGGCTCAATCCTTCTTCTGTAGGCTTGTTATGGACTACCTGGTATGAAGTGAACAACCTTCGTTTTGAAATTGAAAGAAGACTGGAGAATGAAACCACTTTCAAAAAGGTGGGCGAAATGCCATCCAAAGGTATTGGCAATATTGAATTACGGGCATTGGACTACAACACGATCGATCTCAATGATTTCCGGGGATGGAGCTATTACCGTATTAAAGCAATGCTGAGAGATGGGTCCATTGTGTACTCAGAGATCAGGCCGGTGCCACCGCAACGCGATGTGCAGGTTTTCCCCAATCCAAACCATGGCAGGTTCAAGGTAAGGGTGAATGGATATCTCAGCAAACAGGGCATGCAGCTCACCAATACCTGGGGGCAGGTACTATATCAATATGATATAGACCAGGAGCTGAATGTAGATGTTACCGGATTACCCGCTGCTACCTATTACCTGGTGATCTTCCATAAGGAAACGGGAATGATCATCCACAAGAGCAAGGTGGTGATATTGAAATAA
- a CDS encoding DUF5995 family protein, translated as MAANTIDEVILQLEQLIEECIDTNSRIGFFASLYYKVTVRVKEGILNNEFEDGARMERLDVFFANRYLEAVQQWKAKKPTSGPWASAFSGTKKPTVILLQQLLLGMNAHINYDLGIAAVDAAAGQDIQSLHKDFISINTIIGSLTFEVTNAISRISPLLSLVGMHANNGESILIQFSISNARDGAWSFAEELAGKTGEERAACLAARDQSITKLADALKSPKGFVKITTFIIFLFEWKSPRKIIRVLYDYKKKFFHYNKKAA; from the coding sequence ATGGCAGCTAATACTATTGATGAAGTCATCCTTCAACTGGAACAGTTAATTGAAGAATGCATTGATACGAACAGCCGCATCGGTTTTTTCGCTTCCCTTTATTACAAAGTAACGGTAAGAGTGAAGGAAGGGATCCTCAATAATGAATTTGAGGATGGCGCGCGTATGGAAAGACTGGATGTTTTTTTTGCCAACCGCTACCTGGAAGCAGTACAGCAATGGAAGGCAAAAAAGCCTACCTCCGGCCCATGGGCATCTGCATTCAGTGGTACAAAGAAACCCACCGTGATACTCCTGCAGCAATTGCTGCTGGGCATGAACGCACATATCAATTATGATCTGGGCATAGCGGCCGTGGATGCAGCAGCAGGGCAGGATATACAGTCTTTGCATAAAGACTTCATCAGTATCAATACCATCATCGGCTCTCTCACCTTTGAGGTAACGAATGCCATCAGCCGGATCTCTCCTTTGTTATCGCTGGTGGGTATGCATGCCAATAACGGAGAATCCATCCTTATTCAGTTCAGTATTTCCAATGCACGGGATGGGGCATGGAGTTTTGCAGAGGAGTTGGCTGGTAAAACAGGAGAGGAGAGAGCAGCATGTTTGGCCGCCAGGGACCAGAGCATCACAAAGTTGGCTGATGCCCTGAAAAGCCCTAAAGGTTTTGTGAAGATCACCACCTTTATCATTTTCCTCTTTGAATGGAAAAGCCCCCGCAAGATCATACGGGTCTTATATGATTATAAGAAGAAGTTCTTTCATTATAATAAGAAAGCGGCATAA